Below is a genomic region from Brassica rapa cultivar Chiifu-401-42 chromosome A08, CAAS_Brap_v3.01, whole genome shotgun sequence.
TGATGACAACAAAGAAGAAATCATTTGCCTATCCAGGTTAAGCTTTGACATTTAACTTCATGAAAGTCGAGAGGATTTTAACTGTCTGCGTATGATATAAAATGCTAGCTTGACCAAACTTCCGAGTTTTAAATAAATGTGTGAGGCAGAAAGCTTATAAAATTTCTCAGCTTCAATGAAAGAGCAAAGGGAACTTGTTGATAGGGTGCAATGCCATTATCTAAGATAAGACAATACTCTTGCATTAGTGTCACAGGTACACATGCTTGAAACAAATATAGCATtctaaaaattgttaaaaaaaaaagagtttttatTCTGATAAATGCAACCATCCTCCAGACTACTTCTTCCCCCTTTTCAATTGGTTTTTGACTCAATCACCTTCTTGGCGAAAGAAGGTAAACAGAAGGCAGCTGAATGAATCTGAAACCCATAAGAAGAAAGAGCAGATAAGGATCTGAATGCCAAGATGCATGaagtgacatatcaaagagttTCTTTTGTTCTCACCTCAGCGTTATAAAACTTCAACGGTCCACTTGATTTGCTGTCATCAATTGGGTTCACAGGGTGTTTGAAGTCAACGTCAGGTCCCTCAGTTGAACATAGCATGAATCCAATAACCCCACTGCAAAACACAAAAAAGAAATGATTAAGTTGTAAActtaaaatcacaaaaacatGAGAGATTGGATGTTAAAAGGGTTACAAAACATGCCTCGGGTATGTTGGAACACTGGTCCACGCGTAGTTCACAGAGCCCTTGAAGATCTCACGACAATTGGAAACAATGTCTTCGATTATGTCCATGTGAAGCCACAAGCTTTCGGCCTGAGTGCACACAACTCCACCAGGACGAAGCGCTCTCGCCACAGATTGGAAGAAAGGTTTCTCAAACAGCTCCTTAGCAGGACCTGACACACACACACCAGCAACAAGTAGTTAATAATCAAAGTCTGCTTCTCAACATAACAGCAAGGGTTAACTCTGATGGTACCAATTGGATCCGAGGAGTCAACAATGACTGCATCATATGATCCTCCAGCAGCATTCTTCAAGTAAGCAACACCATCGCCAATGACGAGGTTGACACGAGGATCCTCGAATCCAATTGCTACGTTAGGGAAAAACTGCTTAGAGACCTGTAGATTCAACGAACGTGGCAACGAAACGCATATGAACATTCCCATTTACTCATACAGAGATGGAGGAGAAGGTGAAAAGTATGTGAGAACTCACATCAACCACCATTTTATCAATCTCACACATGTCAATCTGCTCAACAGAGGAATGGCGTGCCACTTCCCGCAGGACACCTCCATCTCCTCCTCCAATGACCAAcacctatgaaaaaaaaaacaagaaagtcaCTGATCAGATACAAGAAGCTATAAATGTTCATCTGTTTCACTAAACCATAATCTTCAACTAGTTAAATTGGATGTTAGAAGCTTTGACTATCTACTTTTATTCAAGCAAGTCCTAAATAATCATTTGACGCAGTTAAAAACATTTGCctctattttattattactaCCCAATAAAGTAACTTGAGTTCTCTGAACGTGGGACAATATaccctttttttttgacaataaAAAAGCTAAAAAGAATGTTCATCATCAACCTTTTTCTCTAGTGGACATTCTTATCACCACTCTGTGAGTCTAATCATTTATGCCAGCTACAAAATTCACATCTGATAAAGGACGTCTGGTTACTACATTTCTTCACAAGTAATTATTTAACTCATCATACTTCAccggagaagaaaaaaaaaagtaataaatagtcttttgagtattttttttaccttCTTTGGGTTAGGGATAGAGCACAAAGGCAGATGAGTGATCATCTCCTGATAAGCGCACTCGTCTCTCTCCGTAAGTTGTATGACTCCATCCAAAACCAAAACTTTCCCATACGTCGCAGACTAAATAAACaaaccaaacataaaaaaacaGAGATATGATTGCAGATTCAACCAAAAGTCATTGTCTTTTTAATGTTTGTGTTAACCTGGAAAACAATGACATCTTGGTAATCTGATTTGCCTTGAAACAAAACCTTCTCAACCTTCAAAGAGTGTGCCTCTCCTGCATCCCCAAAAAGACATCATCaggttttgtaataaaaaaaggaGATAcctttatgaaaaaaaaaaaagacaagaacGAGAATTGACCTGGCCACATGGGACTCATCTCGGAGAACCACCCGGGAATCACGGAGGAGAAACAAGCCGGCTCCTTTGTCTCCATGGAGGCGACGGCGGCGGTGTTGTTGTTATCATCCTCTTCTCTCGGTCGCTTCAAATCGGTGACAGAGGCTTCTTTGGTGGCATCCATTGCTACTGCCGATAGAAGACGAGAGAGAGGggattagggttttttttttgcaggattTGTTTGGATGTGAAGTGAAGCggaatatataagaattaagaAGTAAAAGATTCGATAGTAAGACTGTAAAATATCAATTTcatttatgttattttattttgtgggTTATAATTCCGACGAGTTAATTGCGAAATTATTATGTGATGATAAATAATACGGACGAAACTGCTTTTGCCTCGAATATATCGTTGTCTTGGCTTTTTGGTCTGTCTGTTTTTCTTATTCGCTTCTTGATGATACTCACTTGCCAGACACCACGTTTACGCCACGCGCTATTTCACGTGCAACGTATGCTTGGGTTCGAAGCTCGGCCAAATCACACAACATAGAGAGGATTAGCAAGTGTCAGATATATTCTTGTAGAGGAGGCTctaatcataaaacaaaacagTTTTATGCTGTTAATTGTAAGTGTTTATGTTGATGTGTATGATATATTTACCAGTGATAACACAACCATTGAACTATTACATAGGGAAGTATATAAGATAAATTAGTTACCGAATAACAAGTttcatttacaatttttttatatagttttctaCTGTATTTAATTTGATGTCCTTGAATCGTTTTGTAATATGGCTCTCATAAGTCTCCCAGGTAACACAGATACTGTCCAAAGATAATTGGATAGCAGGACTTGGGTCGCTAAGGCTATCATATTATTAGGCCCACTATAGAACCCAGCTTTTGCAAAATCAAATATCATGCAAAGGAGCCCCTTTTCACGAATACACAATAATTTTTGTagaggtgttttttttttttttgaacattcgTAGAGGTGTATATTACTCAGATATATTTCGTCTGATAACAAGTACCGACCATGAATACTGCTGTTTCAGTTTCATACGACTCTTCCTAGTTGAAGCCAAGCATTTCAGTTTGAACGGTCCACTAAATTTGGTTTTAGTTGAGCCGAAATCTTTTACGAAAACGATATTAGAAACGAAAAACACGTATGAAAAAAAAACGAGTTCTTTATTACTaaaaagatagtaaaaggaATGTTACAAATCCTTGTGAGTCTAATGTGGCTAAGATTGTGTCAGTGACCGGATCTAAACCAATCATGATTAGCCGTGGTGGGCCTAGTGGCGAAGATTGAGAGCCAGTTTTAGCATAAACACATGTCATAGCAATTGATACCAAAATCCCAAATTTCTCCAagtttatcttaattttaattcaaacaCAGACGCTGACTAAACTATATTATAATGatataatataactaatataCTTTCACATGTTCACATAATCACATTTGATATAATGACCTATTTTAGTGCGGTAGGTGAACCACTCAAATCCACTCTTATAGGAGTTATATATACTTAAGATTTTCAAAATTGGAAAAGAATCgggaaataatattattttctctttcATTCTTGTTTAGTGAATGCTTTTTTTTTGACGACATTGAATGCTAAATAAACTAATAAGGTATGATTTGTCCGAATGAACCAACCAAGTGAGTCAGTGACACCATATTTCTTGCTTATGAATTTCTGATAATTAATTTCACGATTTTTCTTCATAATTTATTAACCTAAATATATCAagtttataacaaaattttccaaATGATATagtgttatttattttaagcaaaaactaataaataaaaaatgtttttttgtcaaaacaatcttcatatatatgattttcaaaCATTATAGTTCGTATTAAAATtagaataatatattatatacattagctccaaaaaaaaattatttcattctaacgcgttgtttatatatatataaatattaaatatttttgtttttttttggtcaaaaaatatgtttgtttattttcaatattatgtgaacataatattgatatatatgatattaaaaCTTACAATAATTCCAAACATTATTGCACAccacataaaatatattattttatgcaAGTGGTCGCGAATAATGTTCCGACAACTGTTCTCTTTTGGTCTAACTGACCTGTGTGAACGGATAATATCAGATACTGTAGGTCTTAAAAGCGGTTCTTCCTACGTTTGCTATATAACGAAACCATACTAAGTCCTCCTTCAGAGCATACCCGAtacaaagaagagagaaagtctTCACCGCGACTACTGTACTTAGTTTCCATGGCGTCAAGAAGAGTGTCCTCGCTTCTATCTCGCTCCCTCATCTcctcctcttctctcttctcccttAGAGGTATACACCTATCCGATGCGATGATTCATTTTCTTAGGTTAATCGCAgatccacttttttttttatatatatcttatcGGCTGATCCGGTCGGACTCAGAGGAACAGTCTAGATCCTCTCGAAAAATATCTATCTTTCtgtttgtattttatatttcctGATTAATTGATTCGGTGATCTCCAAGATTTTTGGATTCTCTATCGATGTGATTTGAATGATTCTCTTCAGGTAAAGATCCTCTCCTGAACAGAGGAGCTCGCAGGTACAGCAACCTCGCTGCTTCTCTCGAAGACACCATCACTCCACCAGTGAAAGTCGAGCACACTCAGCTCCTAATCAACGGAAAGTTCGTTGATTCAGCCTCAGGTCAGAGATTCTTGGAATTGTAATGAAACTCAGTGAATATTATTATTGATGATTGTTACACTAATATTGAATAATGTATTACAGGAAAGACTTTCCCCACGTTGGATCCAAGAACTGGGGAAGTGATAGCTCAGGTGGCTGAGGGTGACGTGGAAGACGTGAACCGTGCGGTTGTAGCCGCGCGCAAGGCCTTTGACCAGGGTCCATGGCCTAGAATGACTGCTTATGTAATAAAAACGTTTCTTTTTCAACATCTATGCTTGTTGAGAGTGACTCTCACATGTTTGGATTCGTTTTCTTCAGGAGAGGTCGAAGATACTGTTTCGTTTCGCTGACTTGATTGAGAAACACAACGACGAGATTGCTGCTCTTGAGACTTGGGACAACGGGAAGCCTTATGAGCAGTCTGCCAATATTGAAGTTCCTATGCTTGCTAGAGTGTTCCGTTACTATGCTGGTGAGTTGAACAAAATCACTAATCTAATATTGTATGATTCTTTTTCTTGATCTCTTTAAAGATTTTGTGTGTTGTGAGTTTCTTAGGTTGGGCAGACAAGATCCATGGAATGACGGTTCCTGGAGACGGTTCCCACCACGTGCAGACGCTCCACGAGCCGATTGGAGTCGCTGGACAGATCATCCCATGGAACTTCCCTCTTCTCATGCTCTCGTGGAAGCTTGGACCAGCTTTAGCTTGCGGTAACACCGTTGTGCTCAAGACGGCTGAGCAGACTCCTCTCTCTGCTCTTCTTGTTGGAAGACTACTTCATGAGGCTGGACTTCCTGAAGGAGTTGTTAATATAGTTTCTGGATTTGGTCCTACCGCTGGTGCAGCCATTGCTAGTCACATGGACATTGACAAGGTTTAAAACATACACACCTTGAACAGACATTTTCAATAGTTTTAAAGATCTGCCTTCTATAGAATTTTCAGATAAATACTCTCTACTCTACAGGTTGCTTTCACCGGGTCTACTGATGTTGGAAAGATCATTCTTGAGTTGGCTTCAAAAAGTAACCTCAAGGCAGTGACTCTTGAGCTTGGAGGCAAGTCACCTTTCATTGTATGTGAAGATGCTGATGTGGATCAGGCCGTTGAGATGGCTCATTTCGCTCTCTTCTTTAACCAGGTGACTAACTTCACTCGGGAAAACAATGAATCTACAATCTTAAGAAGCAATAGCTTCCTGATAATAACCTCTTCTGGCTAACTCCGCAGGGACAATGCTGCTGTGCTGGCTCGCGTACATTTGTACATGAACGAGTGTATGATGAGTTTGTAGAGAAAGCTAAAGCTCGTGCAATCAACCGAGCTGTTGGAGATCCCTTCAAGTCAGGCATTGAGCAAGGTCCCCAGGTAGAGAAACAGTAACCATACTCTCAGTGAAAGACAGAAGAGCATTTCCACATTCCTAACttgtttggaaaaaaaaacaaaacaggtGGACTCAGAGCAGTTCGAGAAAATCCTGAAGTACATTAGACATGGAGTTGATAGTGGAGCCACCTTACAAGCTGGAGGTGACCGTCATGGTTCCAAGGGTTACTACATTCAACCCACTGTCTTCTCTGACGTCAAGGTAAGTAGAACATAATATATTACCCTTAAACAACAATTTCTTAGATGGTCCTGTATTGAACTTGGCAGGACGATATGCTCATAGCAAAAGACGAGATCTTCGGACCAGTTCAGACCATACTTAAGTTCAAGTACATATCCGAAATATCTCCTCTTGACATTTTTCTGATTTAACTTTACTAATGGCTGTTGATGTTTTCATAGGAATCTGGATGAGGTGATTGCAAGGGCGAACAACTCAAGATACGGTCTAGCTGCAGGAGTGTTCACACAGAATCTGGACACAGCGAATAGGCTGATGCGAGCGCTGAGGGTTGGAAGCGTTTGGATAAACTGTTTCGATGTGTTTGATGCAACAATCCCATTTGGAGGGTATAAGATGAGTGGCATTGGAAGAGAGAAAGGTATCTACAGTCTCAACAATTACTTGCAAGTCAAGGCTGTTGTCACTTCCATCAAGAACCCCGCTTGGCTCTAAACCGAACCTATCCCTCGAGGTTGGTTGGTTGGTTAATAATGGTTTTGCTTTGGGAAACCTGGAGTTGGTTTTATAGATTATGATGATAAATTTTACCTTCAGCACATTTTACACATAAAGAGCTATGTATGAATCATTTCTTGATATTGGGGAATAACCACTTTATGaataaaacaataatatttcTATAAGCAGTGGAAACTAAAAAAAGCCTTTTCACAGTAGATGTGggaacaatattaaaaaaaaaatcttattatcTTCACTTTTATGATTCAAGGATTCTTCATTTTGATTCTGAGCTTTCTAGTGATCTGTGATGCTCTTGGATGTAGTTGCCGTCTAGTGTTATTATCAGCAGACTGTTCTGCTTCCACCCAGTTTACAACTTGGAGAATCAGAGACTGAGGAACCTTCTTAACATCTGCATCACCTGTGCCTTTACACTTCTTCATCCCTTTCTCTAGAGCCTTGTCTATAAACTCCATGAACCAGTTTGCAGCTTCTTTCTCTGTCTCTTTAGCCAACCTCGCTGTGTTTCCTAAGCCTGATGGATTCTTGTTCTCATCGTTTGACCTCAGTTGCTTGTGGTTTTGCTGCTGCTTCAGGGAAGTAGCTCTTCTCTTTGATGTAGTTTTCTCCTGATCAATAGAGTTGTGCTGGATCTCGTTAAGTATCAAAGACGTTGATCCATCCTCAGACTTGTTCTCACTGGCTGATGAAACAGCTGCTTCAATGGAAGAGATCTCTCTCATGGTTTCAGATATCTGTTTGTGAAACTCCAAGAACTTCTCGAAGCAGGCTGCAGGGCAATCAGGTTTTGCTGATTTGCTCAGATTGGCTAATGTCCTGTATTTTCACAAGAACTTTATCAGATTCTTATACTCAAAGACCATATGAGATCAAACAGACAGCAAAAGGAGATGGAGTTGTATACTTGAGATGACGAACAACTGTTTCAGTGACTGTAGCTTCTCTCAATGCCTGAAGAGCTATCTTCTGAGCCGTCTCCCTCTGCTGCATAGCTTCCTGTGCCACATCAAAAGACATCTCTCTTAAGTATCACCACACAAAAGTCTTAATACTACATTAAGTCACTAACAAACTGAATCACCTTGCTCAGTGTGCTGAGTCTTCCTGTTAGACTCCAACTCTTCTCTAGTTTCTCCACGTTACTATTCTTTGGAGAAGCCAATTTCGAAATAGACTTCGGAGCTTCTCTCTCCTCTTCCATCAAAGCAGCTGCAGCCGTTGCTCGTCTAGTACGTACACTCGGAGGCGGCGAGTTACTCTTCTTGGCCTGCAAAATCACCATTGTCAAAACAACCCTCACGCTCAAGCCAACAAAGCACACACTCAATAATATAAATGTACCTACAGAGGATTTAAAAGGACTAAGAAGAGCAGAAGAAACAGAGATCATCTTCGCCGTCGTCTCTCTATCGCAAACACTCCTACTCCTCGGAAACTTGGAGCTCGGCGGCACGACACAGCTCTTCCTCATCACCGAACCAGGACTCTCCCCTCTCAAATCCCCCATCTTTCCTCCATAAGAACACCTTACACCACCCCTCGTCATCGGAGACGCCGCCCCAAACCCAAACCTCCTCTGTTTCGCCACCGGAGTACACTGATCGAAATCCAAAGTCCCAGACTTTAACACAAAAGGAGACGCAACGTCACCGTTTTGGCCCCAAGACGCAGACTTTAACACAAAAGGAGACGCAACGTCGCCGTTTTGACCCCAAGACCCTCTCCTCTGCCTCTCCTTCCCTCTCGCGCTGACCTCGGGAGTCCCGAGCAGAGGATGCCTTCCCGGGATAGGCCTCGCGCCTTGCACGATCGGAACGGGGGTACCCGGATCGAGCCTGTCGACGTAGATGAACTGGCCGAGCTGCATCTTGTTGCTCAAAACGACGTCGTCTTGGTCGGAGGGGAGGGTGACGTAGATGGAGTGGGAAGAGTCGGAGAGTTTGATGAAGAAGCCCTGTTTCGGCAACAGATTCTTCTCGTCGAGATCGATCGGGACTATGTCAGTGACTTGGAGGAGAGAGCTTCTGTGCTCTCCCGTGGGTTTGACTCCGGTCTTCATGCCGTCGATTAGCTTCTGGAGGATCCCGGGTGCTAAGGCCGCCATTGATAAGGAGAGATTCAAGAAGGTTTAGATTTTGGAAAGATTTGATTTTTGATATGGGAGATTGAATTTGATGAGATTGAGAAAGttaggtttttatttttttttaactaggcGCGGAGAGCTAACGGCTACGATAATAAAAGCAAGTTTTTTTGAAtgataaaaaggaaaaagagatTTGATGGGGTTGGAACGTTGTGAGTAACGGTCGAATTTGGTGTGGTGGGGACTGTCGTATGTGTATTGTATTcgttgattattttatttgatttgtactatatatagtttatagttTGATTATTGGCAGGATCTTTTTGGGGGGGGTTTATACGCCTTCTTTTCTGATGCAtttgtttaaataatactaAATCAATACTAAATAACAATGGGTTACTACTGACTATGGTTTCTCAAGAAGATTGAGAAATTGGTTTATATTTCGTTTGGATTTGTATGGAAAAGATTTCACCATGATTATCTTTCTACGTTTCTTTAAATACATTATTTGCATTAAATATTCTAAATCGAATTATTATTCAAAAGTACTACTTTGCAATTATTAAAACTTCTCTCTAATAAACTAAACAATATGTTAACTTTTGAGCTGATCTAGCATGCGTTAAATTTCTAATTTTTCTAGCTAAACTAGCACTTTTGAATAACAATTCATCTAATTTCTTGTTttcagaatttaaatattacaaatcaCTATGAATTATTATTCTAGTTCTGTGTATTTAAATGTGAAACtgtgttgttttattttatggaCGACCCCAAACACGCCCGATATATATATCTAACCGCCATTGTGTCTGGTCCGTATTAACCGCCATAATATCATCTTAGTTGTTGACCCTCGGAATCAGGAACCATTATCTGATTCGAACTTATCCTTCTTGTTTATTTGATTCATTCTTCTGTCTCTCTCCGATCTTAGCTTACCTTAGTTCCAAAATGAAGCTGCCGCTGAAAAGCCACGAGACCAGAGAAACCCCAGTACGTGAAGTGTACGATACAACCACTATCCCTGAACTCCTCCAACTGATCGATTCAATACTTGAGGAACTTCACCGATCACTCGGCATAACATCCGTTGAGGCAAACCAATCAGAGAAGAACCAGACGAGTACGGATGGTCCAGACCCGGTGGATAGCAAAAGGTTAAGCGAACCATTCTTCTTGAAAAAGATTTACTTGAGAACTCATCTGGTGATAGTACCAACAGAGCTTAAGGTGAAGATAGTGGAGTCCCTTCCGGGAGCGAGTCTCGCGAAGATGGCTTGCGTTTGCAGAGAGAGTCAGTGTATGGCATCGGGTAACGACTTGTGGAAACAGAAAATCTGGGAAGAAGCTAGGCATCTTCTTCTTGTTGGGAATGGAGGCAGGGGCTCGGTTAATTGGAAGGCGAAGTTTGCTAGTTTTTGGAGGCACTACCAACAGAAACTGTCCCCAGCTGTACAACGCGGACGAGAAACCTTAACGGACATTGACATGGCCATACGTATACACCAACCCTGTCGTTTTCCTCAGATCGTTAGGGACCCTGACCCTTTGGGATTGTCTAATGGTGATGATCACTTGCATGGTTCCGTCGGTATACACCGGGGACAAGAGAGGCTTGCCCGACGTCGTTTTAGTCCCGGAGGCAACTAGCTATTAAGTTCACAAATGTTAAAAGCTCAATGTTTGGGATGTTGCATTTAgattttatatgttttgagAACTTATTGCCTCGTCTTCCTGATGTAAAACAATGTTGGGATTCATTGGCTTAGAACAGCTTGCGCTCAagttaaacttatttttttgttttaaaggttTTTTGGTAACTTTTGCGACCAACAGATGAATGTTCTTGTAACTAGATTTCCTGCGTCATAAAGTACAATTTTCAGatgtgctttttttttttgtagagactCACGAGAACTATGAGAAACTGTGTTACCAGCGTAGCTTTATTAATCATGGTCATAAATATATAGACAATCCAGATAGCATAATAGTGGTAACATATAGCAtagatattacaaataataaggTAAAGAACACAATTTATAGAATTATAACAGGTTACATATGAATGAAAGGCAGCCCTCCCATAGGAATTACAAATGGAAACAtgaatttaaatgaaatttcaaTAGCCAAAGAATTCATATGAACcttgaaaatttaaaaagaacgAGGAACagaataataaaaaacataGGACATCATATGAGACTTGATGTCTTATTTATGAGTTACATATACCAGGTTAATAATATGAAGGTGGGGGAGGAGATTTGTATTCAACTTTTGGTGAAGGAGAATAtgttggtggtggtggagatgtGTAGCcatatggtggtggaggagatttgTATTCAACCTTTGGGGAAGGAGAGTAATAAGGAGGTGGAGGTGAAGAACTGTAGacatatggtggtggaggagatttgTATTGAACCTTCGGCGAAGGAGAGTAatatggtggtggaggtggagaactgtaaacatatggtggtggaggagatttgTATTCAACCTTCGGAGAAGGAGAGTAatatggtggtggaggtggagaACTGTAGACAtacggtggtggaggagatttgTATTCA
It encodes:
- the LOC103835648 gene encoding aldehyde dehydrogenase family 2 member B7, mitochondrial, producing MASRRVSSLLSRSLISSSSLFSLRGKDPLLNRGARRYSNLAASLEDTITPPVKVEHTQLLINGKFVDSASGKTFPTLDPRTGEVIAQVAEGDVEDVNRAVVAARKAFDQGPWPRMTAYERSKILFRFADLIEKHNDEIAALETWDNGKPYEQSANIEVPMLARVFRYYAGWADKIHGMTVPGDGSHHVQTLHEPIGVAGQIIPWNFPLLMLSWKLGPALACGNTVVLKTAEQTPLSALLVGRLLHEAGLPEGVVNIVSGFGPTAGAAIASHMDIDKVAFTGSTDVGKIILELASKSNLKAVTLELGGKSPFIVCEDADVDQAVEMAHFALFFNQGQCCCAGSRTFVHERVYDEFVEKAKARAINRAVGDPFKSGIEQGPQVDSEQFEKILKYIRHGVDSGATLQAGGDRHGSKGYYIQPTVFSDVKDDMLIAKDEIFGPVQTILKFKNLDEVIARANNSRYGLAAGVFTQNLDTANRLMRALRVGSVWINCFDVFDATIPFGGYKMSGIGREKGIYSLNNYLQVKAVVTSIKNPAWL
- the LOC103835647 gene encoding uncharacterized protein LOC103835647 — protein: MAALAPGILQKLIDGMKTGVKPTGEHRSSLLQVTDIVPIDLDEKNLLPKQGFFIKLSDSSHSIYVTLPSDQDDVVLSNKMQLGQFIYVDRLDPGTPVPIVQGARPIPGRHPLLGTPEVSARGKERQRRGSWGQNGDVASPFVLKSASWGQNGDVASPFVLKSGTLDFDQCTPVAKQRRFGFGAASPMTRGGVRCSYGGKMGDLRGESPGSVMRKSCVVPPSSKFPRSRSVCDRETTAKMISVSSALLSPFKSSAKKSNSPPPSVRTRRATAAAALMEEEREAPKSISKLASPKNSNVEKLEKSWSLTGRLSTLSKEAMQQRETAQKIALQALREATVTETVVRHLKTLANLSKSAKPDCPAACFEKFLEFHKQISETMREISSIEAAVSSASENKSEDGSTSLILNEIQHNSIDQEKTTSKRRATSLKQQQNHKQLRSNDENKNPSGLGNTARLAKETEKEAANWFMEFIDKALEKGMKKCKGTGDADVKKVPQSLILQVVNWVEAEQSADNNTRRQLHPRASQITRKLRIKMKNP
- the LOC103835646 gene encoding spermidine synthase 1; this translates as MDATKEASVTDLKRPREEDDNNNTAAVASMETKEPACFSSVIPGWFSEMSPMWPGEAHSLKVEKVLFQGKSDYQDVIVFQSATYGKVLVLDGVIQLTERDECAYQEMITHLPLCSIPNPKKVLVIGGGDGGVLREVARHSSVEQIDMCEIDKMVVDVSKQFFPNVAIGFEDPRVNLVIGDGVAYLKNAAGGSYDAVIVDSSDPIGPAKELFEKPFFQSVARALRPGGVVCTQAESLWLHMDIIEDIVSNCREIFKGSVNYAWTSVPTYPSGVIGFMLCSTEGPDVDFKHPVNPIDDSKSSGPLKFYNAEIHSAAFCLPSFAKKVIESKTN